A region of the Hylaeus volcanicus isolate JK05 chromosome 5, UHH_iyHylVolc1.0_haploid, whole genome shotgun sequence genome:
TTAGCGGTTCTTACAAGTGAAACAGTTTTTGTGAAAATGGGAAACTAAAAGTTCCAGCAAACTGTACACGATCGAACTTTTCACGTCGTGTAGCGCACCAATAGTGCACCGTGCGTGTCCAAGTCTTTTCTGAGGAAACAAAGATACATATTGCGCGGCTATAGACATACCTATACGGTCACAAAGTAAAGTAAGTTGCAGAATTATTGgctcgactttttttttttttttttttttcccaacTTATTTAACAATCGTATCCGTCACACGAGTATTACGAAAATATGTACGcgtaatttgtatttaaaaggTAGCTTTACTACTACACACGCGTGACCATTTCAAATTTGTAGATGTACGCGCAACTGAAttgcaaattttctttctttcatgaTCGTACATCGTAcatagagatattatagataaAGCAGAGATGGTCTGCCTGTAAGTGGAAGTGAAACTCACGGTACCCCGTCGTCTATCTTTGTGCTTTTATTAACGCGaatgtaaaatacatatgtaattattaaaagtataaccATTTATCGTTGACATGAAAATGATGTAAGAATAGGCCAATAGACAGAGACAGGTAGGGTATCGCGGTTTTCTTTCTATTCTGAACTTTTAACTACTCTGTCTATGATATCCCTGTGCTTTCGTACCGTTAATATCGAAAGATGCATCGAGTGCACAAGTACACGACACACGTGTATGTACATGCAAGCCGATTCTAGATACCAAGCTAATTCTATAAACAGAGAGATTAAAACACAGAAAACTGTGGAACATTGATAAATTTCGGTAAGAAAAGGAATACTTCTAATATTTAACACGTCCCAGTTTCTAGAATCACCTTATGTAGTTCAACTACAATGAAACGGAGAGAATTGTCGACAATACGatgaaagtattcgtataaaataatcgGTATCCCATGTATTCGCGTACAAATTCCACACATTGTATGTTCACGAATGCGTGTGCACCGATAACCGCGTATTTATCTAACGAAGATGTAGATATTAggtataatacataattagGTGCCTTTCTTTGTTAAGTAGCGTTTGCAGCTTGTACTCTCTACTATTGtgcagtatatacatatacaatgtAGGGATGTTAGAATTTAAACGGAGTCAATTGTATTAAGAGTAAGAGTTACTAATGTAACGATTCTGTTGGAATTTCAGTTCCTATATGTAGCTATGGAAGTTGACGGCACGAAAACAAAGAGGAAACAACGTATTTCGTAGATTCGCTGAGAAAAGAATGTTCGTGCAGTATCGATAAGGTAAAAGATTGGTGCTTCGAAAGGGTGTTATTTGTACAAAGTACTGCAAGCAGCTATAAAGAATGTCCTCTGCGTGATGTCCACGATACGAGAGAAatccgtttttctttttctcccaCAAGTTGCTTTATTACGATAGCACGCTATTAATAATGCTATCGTTGGTTCGCATCATACGAAAGCCCGACCAATAACGAAGTAACCCTTTCTAAAAGATTCTCATCACTAAAGTCTGAATTCCATCCAGAGGCATTCTCTTCGACTCTCCGGTATGTAAATGATACGTTATACCGTTTCAGGAAGAACATCGTTTATTGATAAGTATTGCTGATACTATAATAACATTACACATTCCGCATTGCTTGCTCgttgttatatatattatatgttaacTTTGCTATGGGGAAATgttaaaaacgaaagaaaaaaaaagaagcgcATTTCGagttttacttaaattttgtcaCTGCCCTTGATACCAGACCAATCGCAGTATTTATTTGATGGCGTTTGATGAAACGGTATTCTCTCGTTATTCGTAAAAGTGTAAGAGGCTCGGGAGAATTCTTATCCTCTTCAAAAGTTGACGCAGAGAAGCAAAATTGCTGTACAATTAATCCAAGTAAACGAATTCTCATTGAGGCATTTAATGAACTTTTGCTACACATCGAATTTCTCTGCGTTGGCTGTTGAACATTTCCAGTAACGTGTTTGCAATAATTGCGTATCtatgtatgtttgtatgtatgtatgcatgttCGTATGGGTGTGTGTATGAAACGCATTCTTcgtatttgtttcttttcctcgacCGATGAAGAAAAGGAGATGTCTTACGCgtatgtaaaacaaaaaggaaaaaaaacagAGAGACGGATAAAAGGTTGTCAAAATGTGATGCTTTTTGTGATGATGTttgaattatatgtatatgtagaaTGCGCGTGGTATACAAAGTCGGTGGTACGAAAATGagcgagataaaaaaaaagacaaccGCATTAGTGTACAAAAAAAAGGGATATGGACGAGTGATTTTATCTGTGTATAAAGCGTGTGGAGCACTGAAGCTAATTGTATCGTTATACGATAATTGTATGACCATTATGCATTTAGTTTAAGTAAATAAGAAGAATATATGCGCGTAAGAGCGCTCATGAGAGTAATTGTACGGGGTCTATTAGTTAATACAACCAGAATTTGGTTCAGATCTCTCCCAGAATTGATCTtgcgaatatttttctgttgaaATATTCCAACGCTTCAATGATTTAGTCCTAATTACAATCTAGGGGATGATCGTTTCATTCGCAGCAACAGATTCTCTTGCGCGCCATAACAAAGTTTAAAAGGAACGCTAGTATCCAAGCGCAGACGTTTAACCACGTGAATATTATCGCCAATTGCAGTGCGATGCCAGTGTCAACGAGTTTGTCGCGTCTCCAATCGGCTAGTTGTGGTTCTAAATAATCCATGAAATCAAAGATCGCCCCGCACGAGAGTCTGTCGTGTATCAGCTGTTGGAAAGGGATGGATATCAGTATTTGGCACTTACTTAGAGACTACGTTGAACTATGTTACAAATCTTAAGATCGTTATCCTTAATATGATAACTACAGAGAACTTGACAACGTATGGTAATAGTTTATACCTCAGCTTCGCGACCCGTCGAGTTCAGGAGTTCTATGAGTCTTCTTCGGTACTGCTCGCAGGTTTTGTAGTAACCCCCCGTCGTTATCACAGCGTGGGCAAACGACAGGCAACACATTAAAATCGCGAGAAACAAAGCGGCTAGCCATTGTCTGTACGGTCTCCTGCTCTTAGGCCTCACTACCACTGTTCTTGGAACGTCGTTCAAGCTTCTGCGAATAACAGGATTTAATTAGAATTCCATTTCAGTCTCTAGAGTCTAGACAATGAATGGCGAAGGATCTATCAAAGTGAGCTAGATCTCTCACACTCTTTGAGAGGTCTTGGAGGAAGATTCGGATGATCCATACCTCCTGGGATTATCGTAGACTCGCACAGGCCCGtcgaaatttctattaatacagCATCTGTACGCGTGGTATCCACCGAGACATAAACCAATTAAAATTGCAGGAACCAAGCCGTAAACACCAAAGTGGCAAAACTTCACTTCGCCTCCCGTGAAAGTCCTGAAGGTGTTAATCCCGTACAGTATGCAGCTGCAGTCGATGCTGATGCAAACGTCCAGGTTCCATGTCCAATGCTGCCAAACAGTGACCAGACTGATCAACGACGTCACGGAGAAGATTGCTGATGAGATGTACAATGCACCGAGTGTTAGCTCTGCTCGCCATTCTTCCATCGCGAGGAGAAAATTTCGCACTGAGAACGAACACGAAATTCCAAATAGTTTGCTAAAATTAACGGAATCGTTTGCTTACTCAGTCCATACGTACGTACAAATATTATGACGCATACGCtaatgtaaagaaaaagaagacttTGAACCTACGGCGAAATGCAATTCGTGACATTAATTAGTAATGCTTAAAATTTGGACGAAAGTTACCTCTTTCACACTTTCTATCTgttactttttcttcgatatGCGTCAGATCAAAACCTGTACAAGCTGTGTCGTTGTGATGAAACGCGAGAATGGTTAACGGCAGGAAGATAAACTTAGATAAGATTAACGTGCGTTACTGACACAATAATAATCCAGGTGCCGCAAACTGTGCATCCTGTTTGTGCTAGTGACACACGTACAGTTCTAACCCTAGAAACGTGGATGGAAAGATATCTAATCAAtttaatgtatgtaaaaaCACATAGAGATATTGTTGcgcaaaattttctttatttatattacaaactaGCTATGcatatttcgataaattgtttattctaTAGTATCGTCCAAGGAGGTCTCCTATGTATAATACAAGTAGAATTCGTTGCGAATGTCTAGTGGTTTGGTATCCGTTGAGATCTCGCTTCgatctggaaaaaaaaaaaacaaaatgaaaaagtgcGTGAGCATTCAAGAAAACATGTTCCGATCTAAAACAGTTTATTTTTCGCGCATGCTTTCGCATGGCGTACAGTAAAAGTCGAAACGCACAATCTTACGCTGGATTGCTGCTGCGATTCCTAAACTCCGTTAGAAATTCTCGATTACTCCATATACAATATAGAGATGCGACTCCTAGTCCGATGCAACCGCCTAATGCGCATTTCCTCAAGCCAGCTGGAAGGATGAAGcgattataaaataacgtttcaatatagatatatatgcagctatacaaataatatatacttgtGGATTTAAACAGCAttcctgttgctgttgctgctgctaaGGTATTTAAAGAGTCATCTGTACCTCTTGCCCAAGACAAAAGTACACCGAAACCACTGTACATCACGGATACTATTCCAAATGTGTTTGCTAACGACGAGCCACTTTTCATGACATGGTTAATTAGtctgtagaaaaaaaaataacatttttg
Encoded here:
- the LOC128877308 gene encoding uncharacterized protein LOC128877308 translates to MEEWRAELTLGALYISSAIFSVTSLISLVTVWQHWTWNLDVCISIDCSCILYGINTFRTFTGGEVKFCHFGVYGLVPAILIGLCLGGYHAYRCCINRNFDGPVRVYDNPRRSLNDVPRTVVVRPKSRRPYRQWLAALFLAILMCCLSFAHAVITTGGYYKTCEQYRRRLIELLNSTGREAELIHDRLSCGAIFDFMDYLEPQLADWRRDKLVDTGIALQLAIIFTWLNVCAWILAFLLNFVMARKRICCCE